The following proteins come from a genomic window of Gordonia westfalica:
- a CDS encoding ABC transporter ATP-binding protein produces MEFASVAIFGGLTVAAVVIASVIPLAQAAGLLAPVPLALIAARTRPRALITATVATTAVAFAMAGTGAMATVLGSALIGGIVGDIKRRGRGFGALGLATLVASPVLGGVSVLILLVLVPLRTLTIEAMTNSLHGVAKWLHGWGPTDGVGNALDSMSRSIASHWWLWIWVSGTVGTAISLVVAWWILGGVIARLRDVPSEDTLTSDGPGSSATGVAPLPITVEHVGFSYSPGARPVLHDIDLRIDPGEFVAVVGANGSGKSTLAKILAGRDPSTGVVHRPGLAGLGVHGGTALVLQRPEIQMLGSRVADDVVWGLPPGADVDVEALLAEVGLSGLGDRETTDLSGGQQQRLAIAAALARDPRLLIADEVTSMVDPEGRGQLLHLLASLPVRRGIAVVLITHRGSEAAAADRVIHLEAGRVVPHPPRWMPDPRTDLDRPAPADSSATSLAAPGPHLGGPLLVLDHVGYAHLPGSPWEVVALTDICLTVYRGEGLLIVGGNGSGKTTLAWIMAGLLSPISGTCHLLESSGKFTPAAGFDPGEPVTDHVGAVGLGFQHARLQLQKVTVADEIMAAGGEKVGTAEVARVLELVGLPRQMAATKVDSLSGGQMRRVVLAGLIARHPDMLVLDEPLAGLDPHAREEIVALLARLRADGMTIVIISHDFESLDSVCTRRVRLVDGRLLPETHEIVDQPSGWDGGAR; encoded by the coding sequence CGGCAGTCGCCTTCGCCATGGCGGGCACGGGTGCGATGGCCACGGTGCTCGGCTCGGCGTTGATCGGCGGGATCGTCGGGGACATCAAACGGCGCGGTCGCGGATTCGGTGCGCTCGGCCTGGCCACGCTCGTCGCGTCACCCGTGCTCGGCGGCGTCTCCGTGTTGATCCTCCTCGTCCTGGTGCCACTGCGCACGCTGACCATCGAGGCGATGACCAACTCCCTCCACGGTGTCGCGAAATGGCTGCACGGTTGGGGGCCCACCGATGGTGTGGGGAACGCCCTCGATTCGATGAGCCGCAGCATCGCCAGCCACTGGTGGTTGTGGATCTGGGTCTCCGGAACCGTCGGTACCGCGATCTCGCTGGTGGTGGCCTGGTGGATTCTCGGCGGCGTCATCGCCCGCCTGCGCGACGTGCCCAGCGAGGACACGCTCACCTCCGACGGCCCAGGGTCGTCGGCGACCGGCGTCGCGCCCCTGCCGATCACCGTCGAACACGTCGGCTTCTCCTACAGCCCGGGGGCGAGGCCCGTCCTCCACGACATCGACCTGCGCATCGACCCCGGGGAGTTCGTGGCCGTCGTCGGCGCCAACGGATCGGGGAAGTCGACGCTGGCGAAGATCCTCGCCGGCCGCGATCCGTCCACCGGCGTCGTCCACCGTCCGGGGCTCGCGGGACTCGGCGTCCACGGCGGTACCGCGCTCGTCCTGCAGCGGCCGGAGATCCAGATGCTCGGGTCGCGGGTCGCCGACGACGTGGTGTGGGGCCTCCCGCCCGGCGCCGACGTCGACGTGGAGGCACTGCTCGCCGAGGTCGGACTGAGCGGTCTCGGAGACCGCGAGACCACCGATCTGTCCGGCGGGCAGCAACAGCGCCTCGCCATCGCGGCGGCTCTCGCCCGGGACCCGCGACTCCTCATCGCCGACGAGGTCACCTCGATGGTCGATCCCGAGGGTCGCGGACAGCTCCTGCACCTGCTGGCGTCGCTGCCGGTAAGACGCGGCATCGCGGTCGTGCTCATCACCCACCGCGGCAGCGAGGCCGCGGCCGCCGACCGCGTCATCCACCTCGAGGCCGGTCGCGTGGTTCCCCACCCGCCCCGCTGGATGCCGGACCCGCGCACCGACCTCGACCGTCCCGCCCCGGCCGATTCCTCGGCGACGTCGCTCGCGGCGCCCGGACCGCACCTCGGCGGCCCGCTCCTGGTGCTCGACCACGTGGGATACGCGCACCTGCCCGGCTCTCCCTGGGAGGTCGTCGCCCTCACCGACATCTGCCTGACCGTCTACCGCGGTGAGGGATTGCTCATCGTCGGCGGCAACGGGTCGGGCAAGACGACCCTCGCCTGGATCATGGCGGGGCTCCTGTCGCCGATCTCCGGAACCTGCCACCTCCTCGAATCGTCCGGGAAGTTCACTCCCGCAGCAGGTTTCGACCCCGGTGAACCCGTCACCGATCATGTCGGCGCAGTCGGGCTGGGCTTCCAGCACGCACGCCTGCAACTGCAGAAGGTCACCGTCGCCGACGAGATCATGGCGGCCGGTGGCGAAAAGGTCGGCACCGCCGAGGTCGCCCGCGTTCTCGAACTCGTCGGGCTGCCGCGACAGATGGCGGCGACCAAGGTCGATTCCCTGTCGGGAGGTCAGATGCGCCGTGTGGTGCTGGCCGGGCTCATCGCGCGCCACCCCGACATGCTGGTGCTCGACGAACCGCTCGCGGGGCTCGACCCGCATGCGCGCGAGGAGATCGTGGCGCTCCTCGCGCGCCTGCGCGCGGACGGGATGACCATCGTGATCATCTCGCACGACTTCGAATCGCTGGACTCGGTGTGCACGCGCCGGGTCCGGCTCGTCGACGGGCGGTTGCTGCCCGAGACCCATGAGATCGTCGATCAGCCGTCCGGCTGGGACGGAGGTGCCCGATGA